From the Excalfactoria chinensis isolate bCotChi1 chromosome 1, bCotChi1.hap2, whole genome shotgun sequence genome, one window contains:
- the ABHD13 gene encoding protein ABHD13 isoform X2 has protein sequence MEKSRMLWTFIERWLLALASWSWGLCRISLLPLIVTFHLYGGIILLLLIFVSIAGILYKFQDMLLYFPEQPSSSRLYVPMPTGIPHENIFIKTKDGVLLNLILLRYTGDNAAYSPTIIYFHGNAGNIGHRLPNALLMLVNLKVNLILVDYRGYGKSEGEASEEGLYVDSEAVLDYVMTRSDLDKTKVFLFGRSLGGAVAINLASENSHRISAIMVENTFLSIPHMASTLFSFFPMRYLPLWCYKNKFLSYRKISQCRMPSLFISGLSDQLIPPVMMKQLYELSPARTKRLAIFPDGTHNDTWQCQGYFTALEQFIKEVIKSHSSEEMAKTSSNVTII, from the coding sequence ATGGAAAAGTCACGGATGCTTTGGACCTTTATTGAAAGATGGCTACTAGCTTTGGCTTCCTGGTCCTGGGGTCTCTGCCGTATTTCTCTCTTACCTTTGATAGTAACCTTCCACTTGTATGGAGGCATCATACTACTCTTATTAATATTTGTGTCAATAGCAGGTATACTATATAAATTCCAGGATATGCTGCTTTACTTTCCTGAACAGCCCTCTTCATCACGCCTTTATGTTCCTATGCCTACTGGTATACCGCATGAAAATATCTTCATCAAAACCAAAGATGGAGTTCTTCTCAATCTTATTCTGCTGAGATACACGGGGGACAATGCAGCATATTCACCAACCATCATTTACTTTCATGGGAATGCAGGCAACATTGGTCACAGGTTGCCAAATGCTTTGTTAATGCTAGTAAACCTGAAAGTAAACTTAATCCTAGTTGATTATAGAGGGTATGGAAAAAGTGAAGGAGAAGCAAGCGAAGAAGGCTTGTATGTAGATTCTGAAGCTGTGTTAGACTATGTGATGACTCGGTCCGATCTTGATAAAACAAAAGTTTTTCTCTTTGGCCGTTCCTTAGGGGGAGCGGTAGCTATTAATTTAGCATCTGAAAATTCCCATAGGATTTCTGCCATCATGGTCGAGAACACCTTTCTTAGCATCCCACACATGGCcagcactttgttttccttctttccaatGAGATACCTTCCTTTATGGTGCTACAAAAATAAGTTTCTGTCCTACAGAAAAATCTCTCAGTGCAGAATGCCTTCACTCTTCATCTCTGGGTTGTCTGACCAGTTAATTCCACCAGTTATGATGAAGCAACTTTATGAATTATCCCCAGCTCGGACTAAGAGATTGGCAATTTTTCCTGATGGGACTCATAATGACACTTGGCAGTGCCAGGGATATTTCACTGCACTCGAACAGTTCATCAAAGAAGTAATAAAGAGTCATTCCTCTGAAGAAATGGCAAAAACATCATCTAATGTAACAATAATATAA
- the ABHD13 gene encoding protein ABHD13 isoform X1 — translation MEDFEKSASRDEAQKIVTSKGFTWSRRSLTTTMEKSRMLWTFIERWLLALASWSWGLCRISLLPLIVTFHLYGGIILLLLIFVSIAGILYKFQDMLLYFPEQPSSSRLYVPMPTGIPHENIFIKTKDGVLLNLILLRYTGDNAAYSPTIIYFHGNAGNIGHRLPNALLMLVNLKVNLILVDYRGYGKSEGEASEEGLYVDSEAVLDYVMTRSDLDKTKVFLFGRSLGGAVAINLASENSHRISAIMVENTFLSIPHMASTLFSFFPMRYLPLWCYKNKFLSYRKISQCRMPSLFISGLSDQLIPPVMMKQLYELSPARTKRLAIFPDGTHNDTWQCQGYFTALEQFIKEVIKSHSSEEMAKTSSNVTII, via the coding sequence gatTTACTTGGAGTAGAAGATCACTGACTACTACAATGGAAAAGTCACGGATGCTTTGGACCTTTATTGAAAGATGGCTACTAGCTTTGGCTTCCTGGTCCTGGGGTCTCTGCCGTATTTCTCTCTTACCTTTGATAGTAACCTTCCACTTGTATGGAGGCATCATACTACTCTTATTAATATTTGTGTCAATAGCAGGTATACTATATAAATTCCAGGATATGCTGCTTTACTTTCCTGAACAGCCCTCTTCATCACGCCTTTATGTTCCTATGCCTACTGGTATACCGCATGAAAATATCTTCATCAAAACCAAAGATGGAGTTCTTCTCAATCTTATTCTGCTGAGATACACGGGGGACAATGCAGCATATTCACCAACCATCATTTACTTTCATGGGAATGCAGGCAACATTGGTCACAGGTTGCCAAATGCTTTGTTAATGCTAGTAAACCTGAAAGTAAACTTAATCCTAGTTGATTATAGAGGGTATGGAAAAAGTGAAGGAGAAGCAAGCGAAGAAGGCTTGTATGTAGATTCTGAAGCTGTGTTAGACTATGTGATGACTCGGTCCGATCTTGATAAAACAAAAGTTTTTCTCTTTGGCCGTTCCTTAGGGGGAGCGGTAGCTATTAATTTAGCATCTGAAAATTCCCATAGGATTTCTGCCATCATGGTCGAGAACACCTTTCTTAGCATCCCACACATGGCcagcactttgttttccttctttccaatGAGATACCTTCCTTTATGGTGCTACAAAAATAAGTTTCTGTCCTACAGAAAAATCTCTCAGTGCAGAATGCCTTCACTCTTCATCTCTGGGTTGTCTGACCAGTTAATTCCACCAGTTATGATGAAGCAACTTTATGAATTATCCCCAGCTCGGACTAAGAGATTGGCAATTTTTCCTGATGGGACTCATAATGACACTTGGCAGTGCCAGGGATATTTCACTGCACTCGAACAGTTCATCAAAGAAGTAATAAAGAGTCATTCCTCTGAAGAAATGGCAAAAACATCATCTAATGTAACAATAATATAA